A window of the Hordeum vulgare subsp. vulgare chromosome 5H, MorexV3_pseudomolecules_assembly, whole genome shotgun sequence genome harbors these coding sequences:
- the LOC123451922 gene encoding unconventional myosin-XVI-like, with protein sequence MSHFAAMKSPVPVAAAAATDAKSPLFCPKPRRPVAPLRCHQSSNSDAGAGMDLLDLLLSKGDESNLSAASPQPPLFCGSPPRRASNPVVHDSRFGMDCPSSPLPWWPVMSPATPAPVVVRPTPRPAGPPMSPRSAAGCARVFQPAVRVEGFDCLDGGRSGRGHGIAAMV encoded by the exons ATGAGCCACTTCGCCGCCATGAAGAGCCCCGTCccggtcgccgccgccgccgccaccgacgCGAAGAGCCCACTCTTCTGCCCCAAGCCGCGCCGCCCGGTCGCACCCCTCCGGTGCCACCAGAGCAGCAACTCCGACGCGGGCGCCGGCATGGATCTGCTCGACCTACTCCTGTCAAAG GGCGACGAGAGCAATCTTTCGGCGGCGTCCCCGCAGCCGCCTCTGTTCTGCGGCTCGCCTCCGCGGCGGGCCTCGAACCCGGTGGTGCACGACAGCCGGTTCGGCATGGACTGTCCGTCCAGTCCCCTGCCGTGGTGGCCGGTGATGTCGCCAGCCACCCCAGCGCCGGTGGTGGTCCGTCCTACCCCACGCCCGGCGGGACCGCCGATGTCGCCCCGTTCCGCAGCAGGGTGCGCTCGCGTGTTCCAGCCAGCCGTCCGCGTTGAGGGTTTTGACTGCCTCGACGGCGGCCGTAGCGGCCGTGGCCATGGCATCGCCGCCATGGTCTAG